A window of Polaromonas hydrogenivorans contains these coding sequences:
- a CDS encoding YbaB/EbfC family nucleoid-associated protein: MFNKGQLAGLMKQAQAMQESVKKAQDDLAFVEVTADAGAGLVKVTMTCKHDVKRIEIDPSLLTEDKDMLEDLVAAAFNAAVRKAEEVSQEKMGNLTAKMPALPGGMKFPF, translated from the coding sequence ATGTTTAACAAAGGACAACTCGCAGGCCTCATGAAACAGGCGCAGGCGATGCAGGAAAGCGTCAAGAAAGCCCAGGACGACCTGGCTTTTGTCGAAGTCACTGCCGACGCCGGCGCCGGCCTGGTGAAAGTCACCATGACCTGCAAGCACGATGTCAAGCGCATCGAGATCGACCCCAGCCTGCTGACGGAAGACAAGGACATGCTCGAAGACCTCGTGGCCGCCGCCTTCAATGCCGCCGTGCGCAAGGCCGAGGAAGTCAGCCAGGAAAAAATGGGCAACCTCACCGCGAAAATGCCGGCCCTTCCCGGCGGCATGAAGTTTCCTTTCTAG